Below is a window of Malania oleifera isolate guangnan ecotype guangnan chromosome 1, ASM2987363v1, whole genome shotgun sequence DNA.
gaactatgttagggctttgtgcacttaagtgtggAAACCCaaggtccatctaaggtcattttgaaatggtcccaaaaaATTCGACGTTGgccgaccgaagggtgatccctaaggtctgtctatggtcttgagcttataagttcctgcATGCATGACGcacataaattattacaaaccaatcctactttactattacagacccaaattaaacatgatatgaattataacacaaaataaatcttttggatctttagttttcaagttttcacgtgccatcaaatgatttTACTAATATAagcttgcacacaaacttgatagatattaaataccagagtatttgtcacaatcaaaacagggtatgacccatagggtcaacactacTCCCTATAAAAGTAAGCATTTATTGGAAAAACTCTTCAACTTCCCTATTAATTCTCCATGAATTTTAAAAAGCCATAACCTTCTTAATCCTTTAAGTCAAAAAATGTTTCATATTGCACTCATTCAAGTGGGACATATTTCAACAACatacttttaatttattttatttttcttgtgatTTGTAATGagttattttctaaaaattcataTATGTCAATTTGGAAATAATCTAACCCCATGTTTGCGGAGATcttgaatttaaataagatataatacaaaattattttaaattttgtataaacctacccaaatttaaatttaatgtcTAAAATTTATGTTTCTAAACGCAGCATAAATATTTAAACTTTATTAGTCCAAAGTGGATTTTAATTTAGTAATTGACAaaggtctatatatatatatagtgtgtgtgtgtgtgtgtgtgtgtgtgtgtgtgttgatgaGCCATTTGAACTTTATTTTTGACCTATTATTTTATGagaagaaaaatagagaaaaaattattatatttaattttttgtccttatatatatatatatatatgttgatgaGCCATTTGAACTTTATTTTTTACCTATGATTTATGAgaagaaaaaaagggaaaaaattattatatttaattttttaagtttaaattttaattatttaataaataattatatgaaaataaattCAAATCATGTGAATACATACCATGAAGTACATACAAATGGtaaaattactataaaataagAGAGAAATTCACTTACTCCCCCTACACTATACAATTTACTACAAATGTCCTCTTGAACTTCTAAAAATATTACTTATACCCTTAAATTATTTTCATGGTTGTGAAAAACTCCTTCAGTTAACAATAAATAGttaaatttaatgaaaattatAATGCCAATAaggggaaaaaagaaaataaattattttcaggCATGgatgacaaaaataaaataaaattaaaaaataataacaaataaaatatactTACAAAATTAATTAGACAACAAGAATAAAGAAAAAGGGATAAAAATTAGAGGAATTGtaattctataaaataaaaatgcactatATCCGCATTACGTGGATAGaataatatacataaataaaatagCATATACTGTGTAGTTCTATTTATTCACATAACATATATATTATGAGTTATATTGtactatccaaaaaaaaaaaaaaaacttaatttaagaaataacttaactttataaacaattttttttatttattcataaagtTATTGTGTTTTATACATAGAGAATATAAATTATGTCCGGAACTTTGCCCAACAATTTTTCGTAATCCTACCGTTGTTTGATTCTCATCATCGAGAAGTTGTTATCgagtgaaattaaaataaaaaggtataaaattattcttattattttaactcaTGGCTGTTAACTCCATTACCTGTTTGATAATCTAGAGGATGTATGTATTACATTTACATTGAAAAGTTTAAAGAGGCATTTATAGTGGATGGTCTAATTTTAGCACGTACTCCTCCAAATAAACCTTGCAATTGAACAATACTCGAAAAATCCACAATATTCTATTTATTTCATTAAATAACATCCTTTCTCTTTGCAGAATTTCTTTTTTTAGATCTTTTTTCCATGGCAAATATAAATGCATTACACGAGGCCCCCTAATTTATTTATTGCAATTTAAAATGGGGAAAAATAGAAGCAAagaaccaaaaatgatatttaagtTAAAACTAACAATAGTTGATCATCTCATCATGTAGTTGCATATTTAGAAAGGACCATCTGATCCATGTGTAAAATTTCAAGGTGTACTCAAGAGTACAGCAGCTCTGTTAGAAATCTCTTCACATAAAAGCTTGAATTTAACAGCAGTAACAATAGTATCAACAACAaccacgaaaaaaaaaaaaagaatttacaaTTAAACTACATGTAAAACCTTAATGTAACATGTGAGCTACTACTAAGCTGTAAAAGTATGAAAAAATAGTACACATTCAGGGTGTAAGGAGGGCAGCTTTGGGTGTCAAGGTTGATAACCATTCCACTAAAGCCCGATTGGCAAGCTCTGGAACTTCATCATGCGGGCAGTGTCCTGCCTGTAGGTTTACAAGGGATGTGTTTGGATAGAATTCTTTTATTCGACTAGCTTTGGCTGGACCAACCCACGGGTCTAGGTCACCCCAGAGCAACAACAACGGGCAAGAGAGTTTACTCAAGACACCGTCTAGAGTGTACTTGCCCTGGTTAAACATGAACCGCGTCATTAATCTGTAGATAACAAAGGAAAGAGATCATAAAGTTAAGCAAGGGAAACAAGTTTGCATAATGGTCAACTTTACGGTAAAAAAGCCCAAGGGTTGAGTCCTAAGGTTCCTTGCCTACTCCAGAATGCGAGGTTTGGgctttgaaaaaaatttgttttaCAGTTCAAAGAATCCCATGTAAACCCTAATTAAAAAGATAATCATTGTTATTGTAATCAGTACATCCATATCCCATACCACTTATTTTTACTGAAACATAATGGGATAGGATCCAGATAAGTTCTCAGATCAATTAATTATGACTGTTTGCTCAAATGTAGAAGTTCTCATATTAGGATGGAATGGAGGAACATGTTCACATCAATACCTGTAATAAACTTCTCCGGCATTAGGGTCAGCTGTTGGTCTTGTTATTGATTCAATAAGATAGTCATCCACATTGGAGGTATTTATATATACCTGCATTAACAAAAAGAATGTGCTCTCTGGAAGTTTATTTTTCACCCAAcaagaaaagaaatattttattCAGACATAAAGACAGAATAAACAAGATGAAAGCCAAGAAGTCCGCCCAAATTAACCCTGtgtttcataaaaaataaaatgaagtacAACAAAGCCCTATACTAAGCAGATCAAAGCTCTGCAACCACCAGAAAATATTGAAGTACTAAACTAAGGTATGATTAAGTTATAACCACTACCATATATCACGCTTTCAAGAACCTCAAATGAGCTCAGACATATTTTTTGAAACTGTCTTGCTTCATTCATGCAAGGCTGGCAAGCAAGGtgtgcttattttaccatttcaTAATTTAGATTGATCTGTTCCCATTCACAGGACCAAACAAGAAATCAAAAAtattgtgatatgtggctcatatgctTGATGGGATGCATGTAGAAGCAGAAGGCATAGTGGAAAATCAATATGCTGAGGAGCAGTagggaaaccatcgacagtttggctaggaccattgacggtttggcacGAAAATTCAGACAATTTACATTCTGTCTGAAATTGTTGACAGTTTGGCCCAATCTGTCAATGGTTTGGCTCGGGAACCCattacatatttttgaattttgaacaatggATGTTAAGTTGGTTGGAGTTTGGAGGGAAACCCTCTAGTAACTTTATATATTCACTGGTCTGGGTGTATTTTCATTGTAAGAAGTAAAAAGATCATTGTAAAGtgtcttttgataccaagatagTAAAAGTactttgccgattgctcccgtggatgtaggcattaccgaatcacgtaattccttgtgttgattttatttgctttcatatatactgcATGAGTGTGTTCTGTATTTGATTTTCATTGGTTGCTGCATTGAAATTCCATTGTGCAATTACGATTCTatatacaacaaattggtatcagagcaactGTTGTTATGGCTTCGGGTACTTCGTCAGcgaaatttgacgttgtcaagtttgatggaatcgGGAACTTTGAtttatggcagagaagggtgaaaaACTTCGAGGAGGGGCGTATTGGCTGTTTTTCTCACCCTTTGGGGGCTCCTTTGATTTCGCATTTACTCTATGCAGATgacattttgatttttcttaatggGGAGAAACAATCCATGCAACGTCTTATTAAAGTTTCGGGTATCTATGAGCAGTGGTCTGGCCAAATGATTAGCAAAGAAAAAACAGCTATCttctttttaaagaaaattccAATGTGGCAGAGGCGGAGTCTAATAAGATTAACGAGATTTGTGGAGGGTGTTTTCCCGGTCACTTACTTAGGTGTCCCGCTTGTTTCTGGTCGCTTTACGATTAGATCCTTGGAACCATTtggttcaaaaaataaaaagtaaggtgGCAAGGTGGAAGCTAAAGCTGCTATTGCAAGGTGGTCGTCTAATTCTTTTAAAGTATGTTCTCACTTATATGGCGACTCATTTGTTGGCGGTATTAGACATTCCGAAGGTAGTCCACAAGAAGATGAATTCTATCCTCTCAACTTTCTTTTGGGGTGAGATAAATGGAAAGCCAAAAATGAAGTGGCGCTCGTGGTCTAAACTGTGCAAGCCCACTAGTGAGGGGGGATTAGGTGTTTGTGATTTTGgcgaaattcaaaaatctctacATATGAAATTTGCATGGAGGCTCATGACTTTACACTATCTTTGGACAAAATTCTTCAGTGCTAAATATGTGAAATAAGGACATATCTCCATGGTGGTTTCTAAAGACTCGAGTTCTTGGTTTTGGAAATCAGTCATGTGGGTCTTACCTCAGGTGATGGAGAACGTGAAGTTGAAGGTAAAGAATGGCAAGGGTTCGTTTTGGTTTGATAATTGGTTGGCTAGTGGCCTACTTTGTTTGCAatttaacaatattcaaaattctCTGCTTAATATTAAAGATATGTAGGTGGATGGTGCCTGGGATAGGCAACACTAAGTGGAGTTGGTTGGTAATGACAAAGCCGAAGAAGTCATATAGAATATTGCTTGTGGGAGACCAGGTGAAGATATTCTAATTTGGAAACTCAATCATAAAGGAAGCTTCatgttgtcaagtgcttgtgatTTAATTAGAGTCAAAGGGCCACAAGTAAGGGATATGGATTGGTTGTGGCACAATCTCTTGCCAAAAAAAGTCAACATATGTGCTTGGAAAGCTCGTTTTGACAGATTGCTGGTGGATGAGAAAGTTCAATCCTTGGGTATTGCTCTTACTTCTCGGTGTAACTGTTGCGAGCTAGGGCAAACAGAAACCTAGAATCATGTCCTTTGCTCGAGCGAGATTGCTGTGAAGGTTTGGGATTTTGCTGCTACAGCCTTGGGGGTTCCTTGTACGAATGTTGTTTCTTGGATTTGTTGTGTTCAATAATGGTTTACTTATGCTAAAAAATCGACTTAGAGGGGTGTAATCATTGGTATCTTGCCGAGTTTAATAACTTGGAGACTTTGGGTGCGTCGTTGTAGAGTCCGAATGGAAGGTGCTAAGGAATCGGCTGAAGGAGTTTGGTTGGCAATCAAGGTATGACTTAGGAGGATTTCGGAGAATATGAGATCAAGAGGATCCCTTTCCACTCAGGATAGCAAAGTTTTAAGTGCTCTTGAGATTCCAATTATCACTCCGAAGGCACGGACTCCTTGTGTTGTTAGGTGGGGGAACCCTCGGGTTGGGTCCGTAAAGTTGAACGTAGATAGTAGTTGTCGTGAAAACCCAGGGACATGTGGAGGGGGTGGTGTGATTCGAGATTGCAGCGGGGCTTTCCTGGGTGGTTATTCTTCCTTCTTTGGCTATGGCTCTAATAATAAAGCCAAACTTAGGACCCTGACGGAGGGAGTGCAGATGTACAAAGAAATGGGTTATATGAATGTGGAGATTGAATGTGATTTTAAGGTAGTGGTTGATTGGGTTCATTCTTGGAGATGCATGGTaaggtatttgtgggatttttgggaagagcTTCTTGAGGCTCTTTCCATGATTAATTTCACCATTGCTCATCAATtcagagaaggaaataaagttGTAGACTTATTGGCTCGTCAGGGAGAGGAAGACACCAGTATGAGATATTTGGAGTTTGCTTCTTTACCCCGCCTAGTTAGAGGCATGATATGCCTTGAAACAATTGGTCTTCCTCATTTAAGAGTCTAATGTGTCGTTTTGTCTTCGTTTCATTTTGTTACGTTTCGATTTTATCCGTTTGTAGCTTGTTTTGCtagaaccacggtattcctctgccataagtaagggattttctaataaagaaaggaggtgccgccctcttttacccaGGGTGAAAGATTTGCTTATGCAGCAAGGGATGGTAAAgaccttgtatggtgttcaaccggAAGACATGGATGAAgcaaattggaaggaattggaggCAAAGACGGTGTCTACTATCAGATTGTGTCTGGTAGATGACGTGCAATATCAtgtcatggaagaggattctcctgCAGCTGTatggaaaaaatttgaaattcgGTACATGTCTAAGTCTTTTACGAATAAATTCTTTATTAAACAAaggctttattggcttaagatggtggagggtttggatttgaaccaacacattaacgcattcaatcaaatcataagtgatttaatgcggaTTGATGTGAAATTCAAGGAAGATAACAAGGCGctgatgctactaaattccctGCCAACGTCACACATGTATGAGAACTTGGTTACGACTCTTACATGGCGTAAAGAGACCTTGAATTTTGAAGAGGTGACAAGCGCGTTGCTgggctttcatcaaagaaagaaagtcGGCGACAAAATTTCACACaatgaagggcttgtggtgaagggtaaccatgaaCGTGGGAGAGGAAAATTTACATTCTGTcaaaaactgttgacggtttggcttGGGAACCCATcgcagatttttgaattttgagcaatggacgttaagttggttggggtttggagggaaacccttcgggaactttatatatacactgGTCTAAGTGTATTTTCATTGTAAGAAATAAGAAGATCATTGTAAAgtgtcttttgacaccaagatggTAAAAGTACTTTGCCGagtgctcctgtggatgtagacattgttgaaccacgtaattccttgtgttgattttattttttttcatatatactgCATGAGTGtgttctgtattttttttttcattggttGCTGCATTGATATTCCGCTGTGCAATTACAATTCTATATACAACAAAAAATACCAAGAAAACTTGCACATGCGTAAAAAGGACCTTACTAAGGCATATCTTGGCCTATGGCCCCAGAGAACTGTGGCCACCCTTTATGTACGTGTTCCATGTGTATGGTGCTTGAAGCAAGGGACATTGCTTTCTAGTGTCTATTAGCATAAACAACAAGCAATAAACCTAAATGTATCAACATACTGCTTCTACTTATAGAATAACCTCCTGAATTTTCCATTTCagcaattataatttttttagtaaAGCTATAGTTAAATTGGAAAGAAGTTGATCATACACTCTTCAATACGGATTCAATGCGAGCTGGTTGCTTTGATTGCCAGAATACAAATCCAAGAACTATACGCTGAAAAGCTTCCTTCAATGGTTTTAAGACAAACTTCTGTAGAACTGTATCTTCAGACTTATTGTTGTCACTATTTGCATTTCCAAACTGTCCTGCAGAGTTTAATAGTGCAACACCAAACACTTGCTCAGGTGACCCAGCTGCTGTAATTAAAGCAGTAAATCCTCCAAGACTGAAAAATGAACATGGTTCACATGTCAAATTTTCAAAGGCGTGATGCAAGAGAACACCAAATTACAATGGAATGAAATAAGCAAAACTAGAGATCTTTTGACAGGACTTGTGCATGTGCACGGTTGTGTTTGTTATTAGCTCAATGTGATAAATAAGATATGAAAATATCAAGGACATCAAATCcattaaaaacaaaaaggaaataatataTGTAAATGTAAAAACATCTATTCCTGCATTGAGCATGCTGGAATAGATCTATAGAGAGGCTGTCTCTGTTGGCATATAATTTGACAGCACATAGGATCCCAGATAGAATATAAATCAAAAGCAGAATTTCAATAGCTGACAAGAACTGCCCAGGATGGAGCTTGGTAAATTGACAACATTCaaatcatatttcttgataaAATTTGAACGTTATCTAAGAAGGTTGACAACTTTCCCCCAAACTACAAAGGGGAAAAAAGTGCTCTTGTTTACAGCCCCCAAAATATCATAACAGAACTTAAGCAAACGGAAGCTTAGTAGCCATGTAGCTAATGCAAATATGATTTAACACTTGAATAACTCGTATTGCTTAATACAACTCAAAAGAACAAATTGAAGTAAAATTGTGGCAATTC
It encodes the following:
- the LOC131146284 gene encoding pheophytinase, chloroplastic, which encodes MFASCATSLSLRTEFFSPNNPRFVAPARTYHHRSKCEINRRGFGLRGIVAAGVSMMGSSLMTEPVGGMERLPFKPEGYNFWSWRGHKIHYVEQGEGLPIVLIHGFGASAFHWRYNIPELAKRYKVYAIDLLGFGWSDKAIIEYDAMVWRDQVLDFLKEIVKEPAILVGNSLGGFTALITAAGSPEQVFGVALLNSAGQFGNANSDNNKSEDTVLQKFVLKPLKEAFQRIVLGFVFWQSKQPARIESVLKSVYINTSNVDDYLIESITRPTADPNAGEVYYRLMTRFMFNQGKYTLDGVLSKLSCPLLLLWGDLDPWVGPAKASRIKEFYPNTSLVNLQAGHCPHDEVPELANRALVEWLSTLTPKAALLTP